From the genome of Naumannella halotolerans, one region includes:
- a CDS encoding DUF2017 domain-containing protein — MRRFTRKGSKITAEMTEDEVAMLASLTGQLIDLTTSTLGEPDTDNDDPLARLERELAEADSEPPETSDPVIERLFPNPYPHDPKAAAEYRRYSRSELRDELVGNAERVLQDLSRTKDGRKPVTITGDGVEPWLKLLGALRLSLATRLGVTDAESVEELAGLRDADPRAGMYSIFEWLGFAQETLVESL; from the coding sequence ATGAGACGCTTCACCCGCAAGGGCTCGAAGATCACCGCAGAGATGACCGAGGACGAGGTCGCGATGTTGGCCTCATTGACCGGTCAGTTGATCGATCTCACCACCAGCACCCTGGGCGAGCCCGACACCGACAACGACGATCCGCTGGCGCGGTTGGAACGTGAGCTCGCCGAGGCCGACAGCGAGCCACCGGAGACCTCCGACCCGGTGATCGAAAGGCTCTTCCCCAATCCGTACCCGCATGATCCGAAGGCGGCTGCGGAGTACCGCCGTTACAGCCGCAGCGAGCTGCGCGACGAACTGGTCGGCAATGCCGAGCGGGTGCTGCAGGATCTGTCGCGGACCAAGGACGGCCGCAAGCCGGTGACCATCACCGGTGACGGGGTGGAGCCGTGGTTGAAGCTGCTCGGGGCGCTGCGATTGAGTCTGGCGACCCGGCTCGGGGTGACCGATGCCGAGAGTGTGGAGGAGCTGGCCGGACTGCGTGACGCCGATCCGCGGGCTGGTATGTACTCGATCTTCGAGTGGCTCGGTTTCGCCCAGGAAACCCTGGTGGAATCGTTGTGA
- the malQ gene encoding 4-alpha-glucanotransferase produces MTTAARLSPLQRLATAHGVAVEYEDWRQVRQQVSDQTLVAVLADLDVDAASDAAIEAALAAEASDDHLSPVVVIAEQGGTAGAPVGATAELRTEQGERIALGIATDGIVDLPAGLPLGYHRLHLSSAGRQLARMLLVAPQVIPTPPELVDGRLWGSATQLYSTPSQRSWGIGDFDDLARLARWSAADHGAGFVLVNPLQAGSVTVPFEPSPYLPSSRRFTDPIYLAIDQLPGFAELDPDARAAMDALAEQARTGLGELIDRDRIWPAKLAALRILFDHVGTEVDGFAEFRRERGQALIDFATWCALVQRHGGHWRDWPQELRRPRTPQVESFVAESAAEIDFWCWVQFCCDSQLARAQQQAVDAGMALGVMHDLAVGVHPDGADAWALGEVFADHCRVGAPPDAFNQLGQDWGQHPLRPDRLVQTDYAPFREMVHAILSHAGGLRIDHAMGMFRLWWVPGDQGPDQGTYVHYDSDMMLGILALEAARAGAVIVGEDLGTVEPQVRTELAARGVYGTSILWFEQDWDAGVPLPPQAWRRDCLAAVTTHDLPPTQGYLAGAHIDLRDRLGLLTVPKAKEEQALAADVQRWRTELHALGLLPSIDADDEELSKALHTFLGLTPSRLLCVSVADLVGERRAQNQPGTSNEYPNWRIPLGDAAGEPVTLDQLFVDPQANELAEIMRMAANRRPVES; encoded by the coding sequence ATGACCACCGCGGCCCGGCTGTCACCGCTGCAGCGGCTCGCGACCGCCCACGGGGTGGCGGTGGAGTACGAGGACTGGCGGCAGGTACGTCAGCAGGTCAGTGACCAGACCCTGGTCGCGGTGCTGGCCGATCTGGACGTCGATGCCGCATCCGATGCCGCGATCGAGGCAGCCCTGGCCGCCGAGGCGAGCGATGATCATCTTTCGCCGGTGGTGGTGATCGCCGAACAGGGCGGTACGGCCGGCGCCCCGGTCGGCGCGACCGCCGAGCTGCGGACCGAGCAGGGTGAGCGGATCGCCCTGGGGATCGCCACCGACGGCATCGTCGACCTGCCTGCCGGGTTGCCGCTGGGGTATCACCGGTTGCACCTGAGCAGCGCCGGGCGGCAGCTGGCGCGGATGCTGCTGGTGGCGCCGCAGGTGATCCCGACCCCGCCGGAACTGGTCGACGGCCGGTTGTGGGGCAGTGCCACCCAGCTCTACTCGACGCCCTCGCAGCGATCCTGGGGGATCGGTGATTTCGATGATCTTGCCCGTCTGGCTCGCTGGTCGGCCGCCGATCACGGGGCCGGGTTCGTCCTGGTGAATCCGCTGCAGGCAGGCTCGGTGACCGTACCCTTCGAGCCTTCGCCGTACCTGCCGAGCAGTCGCCGGTTCACCGATCCGATCTATCTGGCCATCGATCAACTGCCCGGATTCGCCGAACTCGACCCGGATGCACGGGCAGCGATGGACGCACTCGCCGAACAGGCCCGAACCGGTCTCGGGGAGCTGATCGACCGGGACCGGATCTGGCCGGCGAAACTGGCCGCACTGCGGATCCTGTTCGATCATGTCGGCACCGAGGTCGACGGCTTCGCCGAGTTCCGTCGGGAACGGGGGCAGGCCTTGATCGACTTCGCCACCTGGTGCGCCTTGGTGCAGCGTCATGGCGGGCACTGGCGGGACTGGCCGCAGGAGCTCCGACGGCCGCGGACGCCGCAGGTGGAGTCCTTCGTCGCCGAGTCCGCCGCCGAGATCGACTTCTGGTGCTGGGTGCAGTTCTGCTGCGACAGCCAACTCGCCCGTGCCCAGCAGCAGGCCGTCGATGCCGGCATGGCCCTGGGAGTGATGCACGACCTGGCCGTCGGTGTGCATCCCGACGGTGCCGATGCCTGGGCCCTGGGGGAGGTCTTCGCCGACCACTGCCGGGTCGGTGCGCCGCCGGATGCGTTCAACCAGCTGGGACAGGACTGGGGTCAGCATCCGCTGCGTCCGGACCGCCTTGTGCAGACCGATTACGCGCCGTTCCGGGAGATGGTGCACGCCATCTTGTCCCATGCCGGAGGATTGCGAATCGATCATGCGATGGGGATGTTCCGGCTCTGGTGGGTGCCGGGTGATCAAGGTCCGGACCAGGGGACCTATGTGCACTACGACTCCGACATGATGCTCGGAATCCTCGCCCTGGAAGCAGCTCGCGCGGGGGCGGTGATCGTCGGTGAGGACCTGGGTACGGTCGAGCCGCAGGTACGTACCGAACTCGCCGCGCGCGGTGTCTACGGCACCTCCATCCTCTGGTTCGAACAGGACTGGGATGCCGGTGTGCCCCTGCCGCCGCAGGCCTGGCGGCGGGACTGTCTGGCCGCGGTCACCACCCATGACCTGCCGCCGACGCAGGGCTACCTGGCCGGGGCGCACATCGATCTACGGGACCGGCTCGGCCTGTTGACCGTACCCAAGGCCAAGGAGGAGCAGGCGCTCGCCGCCGATGTGCAGCGGTGGCGCACCGAGTTGCACGCACTGGGGCTGCTGCCGAGCATCGACGCCGACGACGAGGAGCTGTCGAAGGCGCTGCACACGTTCCTCGGACTGACGCCTTCGCGGTTGCTGTGTGTCTCGGTGGCCGACCTGGTCGGGGAGCGGCGGGCACAGAACCAGCCGGGTACGAGCAATGAATACCCGAACTGGCGGATACCGCTGGGCGATGCGGCGGGGGAGCCGGTGACGTTGGATCAGCTCTTCGTGGATCCGCAGGCCAATGAGCTGGCCGAGATCATGCGCATGGCGGCGAACCGTCGGCCGGTCGAGTCCTGA
- a CDS encoding nicotinamidase produces MTHTDVNQADVKQADVKQADANETAAKTSGRRALIVVDVQRDFCEGGSLAVAGGRAVASRISELLAGQHGYSRVVATRDHHIDPGGHFSDNPDFVDSWPRHCVVGTPGAEFTEELTFDDFDAIFDKGEYTAAYSGFEGAEGDGTGLRQWLAGAGVTTVEICGIATDHCVRATALDAVKAGLDTTVLVDLTAAVDPSSISETLDELAAAGVSFRGRLPG; encoded by the coding sequence ATGACTCATACCGATGTCAATCAGGCCGATGTCAAACAGGCCGATGTCAAACAGGCCGACGCCAACGAAACTGCCGCCAAGACCTCCGGTCGCCGGGCGCTGATCGTGGTCGATGTGCAGCGCGACTTCTGCGAGGGCGGTTCGCTGGCCGTCGCCGGGGGACGCGCCGTGGCCAGCCGGATCTCCGAACTGCTCGCCGGTCAGCACGGTTACAGCCGGGTGGTCGCCACCCGGGATCATCACATCGATCCGGGTGGCCACTTCTCGGACAACCCGGACTTCGTCGACTCCTGGCCACGCCACTGCGTGGTCGGCACACCGGGTGCGGAGTTCACCGAGGAGTTGACCTTCGACGACTTCGACGCGATCTTCGACAAGGGTGAGTACACCGCCGCCTACTCCGGGTTCGAGGGTGCCGAAGGCGACGGCACCGGTTTGCGGCAGTGGCTGGCCGGGGCAGGTGTGACCACGGTCGAGATCTGCGGCATCGCCACCGATCACTGCGTCCGGGCCACCGCCCTGGACGCGGTTAAGGCCGGCCTGGACACGACGGTGCTGGTGGACCTCACCGCAGCCGTCGACCCGTCGTCGATCTCCGAGACCCTCGACGAGTTGGCCGCGGCCGGCGTCTCGTTCCGCGGTCGACTGCCGGGCTGA
- a CDS encoding nicotinate phosphoribosyltransferase has protein sequence MTSPDPSWGPSQTPTTALLTDHYELTMLQAALQAGTADRHSVFELFGRRLPEGRRYGVVAGVGRALRALESFRFDDEALAFLGSRQVVDRPTLDWLADFRFKGNIWGYPEGEIYFPGSPLMVVEGSFAEAVLLETVLLSIYNHDSAIASAASRMTAMADGRPCIEMGSRRTQELAAVAAARAAYVAGFDATSNLEAGRRFGVPTTGTAAHSFTLLFDSERQAFQAQIDSLGTGTTLLVDTYDVAEAVRTGVELAGGELGAIRLDSGDLAEAARRVRRQLDDLGATETKIIVTSDLDEWNIAALSGAPVDGYGVGTALVTGSGHPTCGFVYKLVARAESADPSAPLFPVAKKSTNKLSIGGRKYALRRLDAQGIAEAEVIGIGEPPNGDDNDRPLLVPLVTAGEIVGAEPLSVARDRHRATRAELPLDALKMSRGVPAIPTTYIDSDH, from the coding sequence ATCACCAGTCCCGACCCCAGCTGGGGTCCGTCGCAGACACCGACCACCGCCCTGCTGACCGACCACTACGAGCTGACGATGCTGCAGGCCGCGCTGCAGGCCGGTACGGCCGATCGGCACAGCGTCTTCGAGCTGTTCGGTCGACGGTTGCCCGAGGGTCGCCGCTACGGAGTGGTGGCCGGTGTCGGCCGGGCGCTGCGGGCATTGGAGTCGTTCCGCTTCGACGACGAGGCGCTGGCCTTCCTGGGCAGCCGGCAGGTGGTCGACCGACCCACCCTGGACTGGCTGGCGGACTTCCGGTTCAAGGGCAACATCTGGGGCTATCCCGAGGGCGAGATCTACTTCCCCGGATCACCGCTGATGGTGGTCGAGGGCAGTTTCGCCGAGGCGGTGCTACTGGAGACCGTGCTGTTGTCGATCTACAACCACGACTCGGCGATCGCTTCGGCGGCCTCCCGGATGACGGCGATGGCCGACGGCCGACCCTGCATCGAGATGGGCTCACGCCGGACCCAGGAACTGGCTGCCGTCGCCGCCGCCCGGGCCGCCTATGTGGCCGGCTTCGACGCCACCTCCAACCTGGAGGCCGGACGCCGTTTCGGCGTACCGACCACGGGTACGGCTGCCCACTCCTTCACCTTGTTGTTCGACTCCGAGCGGCAGGCGTTCCAGGCGCAGATCGACTCCCTGGGCACCGGAACGACGCTGCTGGTCGACACCTACGATGTGGCCGAGGCCGTACGTACCGGGGTCGAACTGGCCGGTGGTGAACTCGGCGCGATCCGGCTCGACTCCGGCGATCTGGCCGAGGCCGCCCGACGGGTACGCCGGCAGCTGGATGATCTTGGTGCCACCGAGACCAAGATCATCGTCACCTCCGATCTCGACGAGTGGAACATCGCAGCGCTGTCCGGAGCGCCGGTCGACGGCTACGGGGTCGGTACGGCGCTGGTCACCGGTTCGGGCCATCCCACCTGCGGCTTCGTCTACAAACTCGTCGCTCGGGCCGAGTCGGCCGATCCGAGCGCACCGCTGTTCCCGGTGGCGAAGAAGTCGACCAACAAGTTGTCCATCGGTGGCCGCAAGTACGCCTTGCGCCGGCTGGATGCCCAGGGCATCGCCGAGGCCGAGGTGATCGGGATCGGCGAACCGCCGAACGGCGACGACAACGACCGGCCGCTGCTGGTGCCGCTGGTCACCGCCGGTGAGATCGTCGGCGCCGAACCGCTGTCGGTGGCTCGTGATCGGCACCGGGCCACCCGCGCCGAACTGCCCCTGGATGCCCTGAAGATGTCGCGTGGTGTGCCGGCGATCCCCACCACCTACATCGATTCCGACCACTGA
- the murI gene encoding glutamate racemase, whose protein sequence is MSLPDTDAPIGIFDSGFGGLTVARAVVDQLPNEDIIYLGDTARAPYGVQTIGQVRENALECLDHLVSLGVKALVIACNTASAAMLRDARERYEVPVVEVIVPAVRRAAAATRSGRVGVISTEATATSGAYADTFAAVPQVEVVSKACPRFVEFVEAGITGGPELLACAEDYLAPLRSAQVDTLILGSTHFPLLTGVISYVLGDRVTLISSAEECAKETYATLTRRNLVHDRPRQRDHRFLTTGNPEQFAGIGQRLMGEFVTSAEQFL, encoded by the coding sequence GTGAGCCTGCCCGACACCGACGCCCCGATCGGCATCTTCGATTCCGGTTTCGGCGGGCTCACGGTGGCCCGGGCGGTCGTTGATCAACTTCCGAACGAGGACATCATCTACCTCGGCGACACCGCCCGTGCACCCTACGGTGTGCAGACGATCGGGCAGGTACGGGAGAACGCGCTGGAATGCCTCGACCACTTGGTGTCGCTGGGGGTGAAGGCGCTGGTGATCGCCTGCAACACCGCCTCGGCGGCGATGCTGCGCGATGCCCGGGAACGCTACGAGGTACCGGTGGTGGAGGTGATCGTCCCCGCGGTACGGCGGGCCGCCGCTGCGACTCGGTCCGGCCGGGTCGGTGTGATCAGCACCGAGGCGACGGCGACATCGGGTGCCTATGCCGACACCTTCGCGGCCGTACCGCAGGTCGAGGTGGTGTCGAAGGCATGTCCGCGCTTCGTCGAGTTCGTGGAGGCCGGGATCACCGGCGGGCCGGAACTGTTGGCCTGTGCCGAGGACTACCTGGCGCCGCTGCGCTCCGCCCAGGTGGACACGCTGATCCTCGGCTCGACCCACTTCCCGTTGCTCACCGGGGTGATCTCCTACGTCCTCGGTGATCGGGTGACGTTGATCTCCAGCGCCGAGGAATGCGCGAAGGAGACCTATGCCACCCTCACCCGCCGGAACCTGGTCCATGATCGGCCCCGGCAGCGCGATCACCGATTCCTGACCACCGGAAACCCCGAGCAGTTCGCCGGCATCGGCCAGCGGCTGATGGGCGAGTTCGTGACCTCGGCAGAGCAGTTCCTCTGA
- the clpS gene encoding ATP-dependent Clp protease adapter ClpS, giving the protein MAEVPVTDEVDDNPWVTIVWDDPVNLMSYVTHVFVTYFHYPREKAELLMMQVHSEGKAIVSSGGREEMERDCNAMHGFGLWATLDKAE; this is encoded by the coding sequence ATCGCGGAGGTCCCGGTCACCGATGAGGTCGATGACAACCCCTGGGTGACGATCGTCTGGGACGATCCGGTGAACCTGATGTCCTATGTCACCCACGTCTTCGTGACCTATTTCCACTACCCGCGGGAGAAGGCGGAACTGCTGATGATGCAGGTCCACTCCGAGGGCAAGGCGATCGTCTCCTCCGGTGGCCGGGAGGAGATGGAACGCGACTGCAACGCGATGCACGGGTTCGGTCTGTGGGCCACTTTGGACAAGGCCGAGTGA